The DNA region TGTAGGGAGTGTCAGTACATATCCGGTGGAGGTCCCAATATTGTCATGGGAATGCCAGAGAACGGCTTTTCCTACACTCTCGGCAATCCTCGGCTTTTCAGTCGGACCGATCTGCCCGCCCCAGTCACCAGGCACTTCTGTTCTGATTGCGGTACACACTTGCTGACCACGTCGCCTAGGGTTGCGAATGCAGTTCTGCTCAAGGTCGGCACTTTGGATGATCCCGCTGTCTTCGGCAGGCCCTCGGTGGCCATCTTTGGCATTGACAAACAGCCGTTTCACCACGTCCCTGAGGATATACCCTTACACGAGCGCCGGCCTTCCTCCTACGCTTGAAAATTAAGGGCGCGACATACAGCCCTTCACAACATTCGGTACTTATCATGCGGCTCTTGCTAGCTTTCTCCAAATTGATCGACGCTTTCAATGACCGGATAGGCATAGGCGTCAGTTGGGCGCTTCTAGCTGCGGTACTCATATGCACGGCAAACGCCTTGGTACGGTATTCCTTGCATATAGGTTCGAACGCTTGGTTGGAAATTCAATGGTATTTGTTTGCTGCCATTTTTCTTTTGGCGGCGTCGCACACCTTGCGTCGTAACGAGCATGTTCGTATTGACCTGTTGGCCGGTAGATTGCCTAAGCGGGTCCAGGTGGGGATAGATATTGTTGGTTTCACTGTCTTCCTACTACCTATGTGCTTCATCATCATCACATACTCTATTCCATATGTTCGCGAGTCCTTCGTCAGCGGCGAAATCTCGATGAATGCGGGAGGCTTGCTGGTATGGCCGGTCAAAGCGTTGATTCCGATCAGCTTTCTCATGCTCTTTGCGCAGGGCGTATCGGAGATCATCAAGCGCATAGGCTTCCTGTTTCACATGGTTGATGCCAGCGAATTCGACAAGCAAAGTCGTAATGAGCTAGAGGTCAGCAAAGCCGAGCTCGAAGCAGCACTGGCGAACCGCCCAGGAGATGCTAAATGAGCAGTTTCCTTATCGCCAACATTGCGCCGATTATGTTTATGACGTTGGTGCTCTTGCTGCTATCGGGGTTTCCTATTGCATTTTCGCTTGCAGCCAATGGTTTGCTGTTTGCGTTTATAGGCTTCGAGCTGGGGCTTCTGGAACCGACCTTGTTGCAAGCGTTGCCTAACAGGCTGTACGGCATCATGTCCAATGAGACCTTGCTTGCGGTACCATTTTTCACGTTTATGGGGCTTATTCTCGAGCGATCCGGTATGGCAGAGGACCTGCTCGATACCATAGGCCAATTGTTTGGCAGCGTGCGTGGTGGCGTGGCGTATGCAGTAATCTTTGTTGGCGCGCTGCTTGCCTCGACTACGGGTGTCGTGGCTGCTTCTGTCATTTCCATGGGGCTTATTTCGTTGCCGGTAATGATGCGCTACGGCTACGACCAGAAGCTGGCGGCCGGAGTCATCGCAGCATCGGGAACTTTGGCGCAGCTTTTGCCGCCCTCTTTGGTACTCATCGTCT from Pollutimonas thiosulfatoxidans includes:
- a CDS encoding TRAP transporter small permease subunit, whose protein sequence is MRLLLAFSKLIDAFNDRIGIGVSWALLAAVLICTANALVRYSLHIGSNAWLEIQWYLFAAIFLLAASHTLRRNEHVRIDLLAGRLPKRVQVGIDIVGFTVFLLPMCFIIITYSIPYVRESFVSGEISMNAGGLLVWPVKALIPISFLMLFAQGVSEIIKRIGFLFHMVDASEFDKQSRNELEVSKAELEAALANRPGDAK
- a CDS encoding GFA family protein is translated as MIIEGGCYCGSVRYRAEGEALFKLQCHCRECQYISGGGPNIVMGMPENGFSYTLGNPRLFSRTDLPAPVTRHFCSDCGTHLLTTSPRVANAVLLKVGTLDDPAVFGRPSVAIFGIDKQPFHHVPEDIPLHERRPSSYA